One Candidatus Saccharibacteria bacterium RAAC3_TM7_1 genomic region harbors:
- a CDS encoding hypothetical protein (RAAC3_TM7_1_329), which translates to MAYTGDMKQVETKKENNLAIAALVLGIVSFAGPGPLTGIPAIILGTLSLKNPTNRGLGIAGIILGSLSVILALLLILFVLFVILISTTSNSYDYIHPMPMYDHYESSSATQQSI; encoded by the coding sequence ATGGCGTATACTGGTGATATGAAACAAGTCGAGACAAAGAAGGAAAACAACTTGGCAATTGCCGCCCTGGTGCTCGGTATCGTCTCATTTGCCGGTCCCGGTCCGCTGACCGGCATTCCCGCCATCATTTTAGGCACTCTTTCGCTAAAAAACCCGACCAATCGCGGTCTCGGCATCGCCGGCATTATTCTCGGTAGCCTGTCCGTTATCCTAGCATTACTGCTGATTCTGTTCGTCCTCTTTGTCATCCTCATTTCCACGACGAGCAACTCCTACGACTATATACACCCAATGCCGATGTATGACCACTACGAGTCATCGTCAGCCACACAACAGAGCATTTAG
- a CDS encoding hypothetical protein (RAAC3_TM7_1_330) has product MAELSVASWNILLDGNYPQEERIDDIIGTLKEVHRIHALGALGIMEVQETLLGHSGQMIAQALFGNDGAWQLHSRKKRKEHIGLAGPEIEEVEFVELGHSKYAALTQAEGVTVATVHLRKKRGQEQVEQMDALLERLEEESQVVLMGDFNGIKLQRPRQKIWRQNYRSVFTELSMKRQYTVPTPEFKGMLTRPERVGAFVLGGGVNVDDIYVRGVDVIGAGYFKGRSDHLGVWADLETKAAV; this is encoded by the coding sequence ATGGCCGAACTATCTGTTGCAAGCTGGAATATACTTCTCGACGGAAACTATCCGCAGGAAGAACGAATCGATGACATTATCGGGACGCTTAAAGAGGTACACCGGATCCATGCCTTGGGCGCTCTCGGTATCATGGAAGTGCAGGAAACACTTCTTGGCCACAGCGGGCAAATGATTGCACAAGCCTTGTTTGGCAATGACGGCGCCTGGCAGCTCCACTCACGTAAAAAACGTAAAGAACATATTGGCCTCGCAGGACCAGAGATTGAAGAGGTCGAGTTCGTCGAACTTGGACATAGCAAATATGCTGCCCTCACCCAGGCAGAAGGTGTTACCGTTGCCACCGTTCACTTACGAAAAAAGCGCGGTCAAGAACAGGTGGAGCAGATGGACGCGCTGCTGGAACGGCTCGAAGAAGAATCACAAGTGGTGTTGATGGGTGACTTTAATGGTATAAAGCTACAACGGCCGCGTCAAAAGATCTGGCGGCAGAACTATCGATCAGTGTTTACAGAGCTAAGTATGAAGCGTCAATACACTGTCCCAACGCCAGAATTTAAAGGCATGCTGACGCGTCCTGAGCGAGTAGGTGCTTTTGTTTTGGGAGGTGGAGTAAACGTCGATGACATCTATGTACGAGGTGTTGACGTTATCGGTGCGGGCTATTTTAAAGGTCGGTCAGACCATCTGGGCGTGTGGGCGGATTTAGAGACTAAAGCAGCTGTCTAA
- a CDS encoding hypothetical protein (RAAC3_TM7_1_331) — translation MNMRNRVVPLAAVSLVLVGSLSIGSDFASEVMTGDFSTISAIKWSSVIVGGGIVVFFLIRNGVFANENLEEGERGYRRRWGKITSKRKTGKRKLLMPGRKHFYVKHMYDVVVQSVRIRNSPEEPNFNEPIRATFHGKHIWYLLIIRWYVLDTDEAIYRSLTQIYQVNRAREGDNALENFVANQLLTTVHQCLGEFEEDSDGLPVITIDPELGSVPEALASSLDELTEKLGVYVKDIRPVLLTFAPEEVWRR, via the coding sequence GTGAACATGAGAAATCGAGTAGTGCCGCTCGCTGCCGTCTCTCTGGTGCTCGTTGGTAGCCTCTCTATAGGCTCCGACTTTGCAAGTGAGGTGATGACAGGCGACTTCAGCACGATCTCCGCGATCAAGTGGAGCTCTGTGATTGTCGGTGGTGGCATCGTTGTCTTCTTCCTGATTCGCAACGGCGTATTCGCCAACGAGAATCTGGAAGAGGGAGAGCGCGGCTACCGCAGGCGCTGGGGTAAGATTACCTCCAAGCGCAAGACCGGCAAGCGTAAGTTGCTGATGCCTGGCAGGAAGCATTTCTACGTCAAGCACATGTACGACGTAGTGGTGCAAAGTGTCAGAATCCGCAACTCGCCCGAAGAACCAAACTTCAACGAGCCGATTCGTGCCACGTTCCACGGCAAGCACATCTGGTATCTGCTCATTATCCGGTGGTATGTCCTCGATACAGACGAGGCAATCTACCGGTCACTGACGCAGATCTACCAGGTGAACCGAGCCCGAGAAGGTGACAACGCGCTTGAAAACTTCGTCGCTAACCAACTTCTCACCACGGTACACCAGTGCCTTGGAGAATTCGAGGAAGATTCTGATGGTCTACCGGTCATCACGATCGACCCCGAACTGGGAAGCGTCCCGGAGGCGCTCGCGAGTTCCCTGGATGAACTAACGGAAAAGCTGGGCGTTTACGTCAAAGATATCCGTCCGGTTCTGCTCACCTTCGCCCCCGAAGAGGTGTGGCGCAGGTGA
- a CDS encoding HIT family protein (RAAC3_TM7_1_332), protein MKPSIFTKIINGEVPCHKVYEDDTTFAFLDINPATKGHTLVVPKRQVEFVWDLSDDEYQALMTTVKKIALHLREQLDVPYVGEVVVGVDVPHAHVHLIPFSKSYQLKHVFEPTGSEPNHDALAKVAELIQL, encoded by the coding sequence ATGAAGCCCAGTATCTTCACCAAAATCATCAACGGCGAGGTTCCCTGCCATAAGGTGTACGAGGACGATACCACCTTTGCCTTTCTCGATATCAACCCCGCGACAAAAGGGCATACTTTAGTGGTGCCAAAACGTCAGGTAGAGTTCGTCTGGGATCTATCGGATGACGAGTATCAGGCATTGATGACAACGGTGAAGAAGATCGCTCTCCATCTGCGCGAGCAGCTCGATGTTCCCTACGTTGGCGAAGTGGTGGTTGGTGTCGATGTACCGCATGCGCACGTCCATCTCATCCCCTTTTCAAAAAGTTATCAGTTAAAACACGTGTTTGAACCCACAGGTAGTGAGCCCAATCACGACGCCCTGGCCAAAGTGGCTGAACTCATTCAACTTTAG
- a CDS encoding hypothetical protein (RAAC3_TM7_1_333) — MQSLITVLTPIFISLTTLAGVALHETRLDRLALFTMAVPVTIPTATDGSMTRTMSNDPHTHVERVSLREVRTSSPMLAPRYGEQKKHLLQKGVPRGFHYFDHYAIHFS, encoded by the coding sequence ATGCAATCACTTATTACTGTTCTAACCCCAATTTTTATTAGCCTTACAACCCTGGCGGGCGTGGCATTACATGAGACGCGGCTTGATCGCCTAGCGCTTTTCACGATGGCAGTGCCGGTTACTATCCCAACGGCTACCGATGGTAGTATGACCAGGACGATGTCGAATGATCCCCATACGCACGTCGAGCGTGTCAGCCTACGGGAAGTACGTACTTCTTCACCGATGTTAGCACCGCGTTACGGTGAACAAAAGAAACATCTGCTGCAAAAAGGTGTGCCGCGTGGCTTCCACTACTTTGACCACTACGCCATCCACTTCTCTTAA
- a CDS encoding Valyl-tRNA synthetase (RAAC3_TM7_1_334): MKLPKAYQPNDYEPTIYALWEKSGAFAPTGVGEPYAIVMPPPNANGNLHIGHSLMTSVEDILVRFYRMKGRDTVYIPGADHAGFETWVVYEKELEKKGQSRFDFSRGQLYSQVWDFVDQTIGNMELQLRALGVSASWDNLVFSLDEKVTKTAYQTFKKLWDEGLLYRGERIVNYCTVHQTSFSDIEVEHKMEKGKLYKIAYPTIDKIGEIVIATTRPETMLGDVAVAVHPEDERYKGLIGSHVLLPLTDREVPIIADEYVDREFGTGAVKITPAHDPNDFEIGKRHNLPELQVIDFDNTMINVPAQFSGLTSVEARKRVLAALQAEELLRGEEEIEHAVGHCYKCGSIIQPLIKDQWFLNMKPLADAAREVINRGEIRFVPESKQRDILQYLENIRDWNLSRQIPWGIPIPAFQNIADANDWIYDERVDETTLTIDGKTYRREEDTFDTWFSSGQWPFITTDYLTEGGLSRFYPISVMETGHDILYPWVARMIMLGLKVTGKVPFKDVYLHGLVLDEHGQKMSKSKGNVINPIEIVSEYGSDALRLGLVAARSAGQNQAFSTSKVVAGRNFCNKLWNIARFTEDKLGEHYKMNSPEPASLADHWIIHELTSASTEVESLLTDYRFAEAAELVYHTVWSSVADWYIEASKHEQNHDMLAWVLDTVLRLAHPFAPFVTETIWQTLPWYADGTMVIQASWPTHTAYDEIAAAEFERLQQLVSEIRFVTSELPGNKKYTVEYGQDSLIEDNRQLIQSLARLVSLERTEQPRGLRLATSGREAWLVIDEKTLYEHQTNLEVRLAEAKQLRDTLEKRLGNESYVQKAPAHLVEETAQARLETTALIERLEAELTVITSV; encoded by the coding sequence ATGAAACTACCAAAAGCTTACCAACCGAACGATTACGAACCAACTATTTACGCCCTATGGGAAAAGAGCGGAGCGTTTGCGCCGACAGGGGTAGGGGAGCCCTACGCCATCGTCATGCCACCTCCCAATGCCAATGGAAACCTTCACATCGGTCACAGTTTAATGACCTCTGTTGAAGATATATTAGTTCGCTTTTACCGTATGAAGGGCAGGGATACCGTCTATATTCCTGGTGCCGATCACGCCGGCTTTGAAACTTGGGTAGTTTATGAGAAAGAGCTTGAAAAGAAAGGGCAGAGTCGCTTTGATTTTTCACGTGGGCAGCTCTACAGCCAAGTCTGGGATTTCGTTGACCAAACCATAGGTAATATGGAGTTGCAGCTGCGCGCCCTCGGTGTCAGTGCCAGCTGGGACAATCTCGTCTTTAGCCTCGACGAAAAGGTCACCAAAACTGCCTATCAAACATTCAAAAAACTATGGGATGAGGGCTTGCTTTACAGAGGTGAGCGTATCGTCAACTACTGTACAGTACACCAGACTAGTTTTTCCGATATTGAAGTCGAGCACAAGATGGAAAAAGGGAAGCTCTACAAGATTGCCTACCCGACAATTGATAAGATCGGCGAGATTGTTATCGCCACGACTCGCCCGGAGACGATGCTCGGTGACGTCGCCGTTGCGGTTCACCCTGAGGACGAGCGCTACAAAGGCCTGATCGGTTCGCATGTCCTTCTGCCTCTAACTGATCGAGAAGTGCCAATCATCGCCGACGAATATGTCGATCGCGAGTTCGGTACCGGTGCCGTCAAGATCACTCCAGCGCATGATCCAAACGATTTTGAGATAGGGAAGCGCCATAATCTGCCGGAACTGCAAGTTATTGATTTTGATAACACAATGATCAATGTCCCCGCTCAATTCAGTGGACTCACCTCTGTCGAAGCACGAAAACGTGTTCTAGCGGCACTACAGGCGGAGGAACTTCTGCGCGGCGAGGAAGAGATCGAGCACGCCGTTGGGCACTGCTACAAATGCGGCAGTATCATCCAGCCGCTTATCAAAGACCAGTGGTTCCTCAATATGAAGCCGCTAGCTGACGCCGCCCGAGAAGTGATCAACAGAGGTGAAATACGCTTTGTGCCCGAATCAAAACAGCGTGACATCCTACAGTACTTGGAGAATATCCGTGACTGGAACCTAAGTCGCCAGATTCCGTGGGGCATTCCGATCCCGGCGTTCCAAAATATTGCCGATGCCAATGATTGGATCTATGACGAGCGCGTCGATGAGACCACACTTACTATCGACGGCAAAACATACCGCAGAGAAGAGGATACCTTCGACACCTGGTTTAGCTCAGGACAATGGCCGTTTATTACTACGGACTACCTCACCGAAGGCGGGCTTTCCCGATTTTATCCTATCAGTGTCATGGAAACCGGACACGACATCCTTTACCCCTGGGTCGCGCGTATGATCATGTTGGGGCTAAAAGTAACCGGTAAGGTACCGTTCAAAGACGTCTACCTGCATGGCTTGGTGCTCGATGAACATGGTCAAAAAATGAGCAAATCAAAAGGGAACGTCATCAACCCCATCGAGATCGTCAGCGAATACGGCTCCGACGCACTGCGGCTTGGCCTCGTCGCGGCCAGGAGCGCTGGCCAGAATCAAGCCTTTAGCACCTCAAAGGTGGTCGCTGGCCGTAACTTCTGCAACAAACTATGGAACATTGCCCGCTTTACCGAAGATAAGCTCGGTGAGCATTACAAAATGAACTCACCGGAACCTGCCAGTCTAGCCGACCATTGGATTATCCATGAACTTACTTCCGCATCAACAGAGGTAGAAAGTCTGCTTACCGACTACCGTTTTGCGGAAGCCGCTGAGCTGGTCTATCACACCGTCTGGAGCAGTGTCGCCGATTGGTACATCGAAGCAAGTAAGCACGAGCAAAATCATGACATGCTCGCCTGGGTACTCGACACGGTTCTTCGTCTGGCGCATCCCTTCGCTCCTTTCGTCACCGAGACCATCTGGCAAACGCTGCCATGGTACGCCGATGGAACGATGGTCATACAGGCCAGTTGGCCGACCCATACAGCCTACGACGAGATCGCTGCGGCAGAGTTTGAACGCTTACAGCAGCTTGTCAGCGAGATTCGCTTCGTTACCAGCGAACTGCCTGGCAACAAGAAGTACACGGTCGAATACGGCCAGGACAGTCTGATTGAAGACAACCGGCAGCTCATCCAGAGCCTTGCGAGGCTGGTATCCCTCGAGAGAACCGAGCAGCCACGTGGTTTGCGGCTGGCTACATCGGGCAGGGAAGCCTGGCTCGTCATTGATGAAAAAACTCTCTATGAACACCAGACGAATCTCGAGGTGCGCCTGGCTGAGGCAAAGCAACTGCGTGATACCCTTGAAAAGCGCCTCGGTAATGAAAGCTACGTCCAGAAGGCGCCCGCTCATCTGGTAGAGGAAACCGCTCAAGCCCGGCTCGAGACAACCGCCCTTATCGAGCGTCTCGAGGCCGAGTTGACCGTTATCACAAGTGTTTAA
- a CDS encoding hypothetical protein (RAAC3_TM7_1_335) yields MITVEVYETADAWDALVEEFAGHPLQHWGWGTVKGKHGWQAHRLAVLDQGKAIGGAQVLSKRLPWPFPPFVYLPRGPFGKLVTEGRYRQTLVEEVRRLYRPLVISAEPDLEGRITWKGWRQAKHRILLARTAILDLRPTEDELLAGMSKKTRQYIRKSAKEGTVVRRATALVDIEVCLAIYKLTAARAGFALHGDDYYQDIFKELGEHSPVYLAEHGGEVVAFLWPLVANKTAFELYGGMNDRGQAIRANYFLKWSVIQEMRQRGVERYDVNGLLNDGVTAFKKGFIPEETMMVGTLDKPLSPLYPLWVYGLPLAKRLVRLLRRR; encoded by the coding sequence ATGATAACGGTAGAGGTATATGAGACGGCTGATGCGTGGGACGCGCTGGTGGAAGAATTTGCTGGCCATCCACTCCAACATTGGGGGTGGGGGACAGTGAAAGGCAAGCATGGCTGGCAGGCGCACCGGTTGGCGGTACTTGACCAGGGCAAAGCTATTGGTGGCGCACAAGTGCTCAGTAAGCGGTTGCCGTGGCCATTTCCACCGTTTGTGTATCTGCCACGCGGGCCGTTCGGAAAACTAGTAACCGAAGGTAGATATAGGCAGACGCTGGTAGAAGAAGTACGCCGATTATATCGTCCATTGGTCATAAGCGCCGAACCCGACCTCGAGGGGCGTATCACGTGGAAAGGCTGGCGGCAGGCCAAACATCGCATTCTTTTGGCACGAACGGCAATCCTTGACCTTCGACCGACAGAGGATGAGCTTCTTGCTGGCATGAGCAAGAAGACCAGGCAATACATCCGTAAGTCCGCCAAAGAGGGAACAGTGGTACGACGGGCTACTGCGCTCGTGGATATCGAGGTATGTCTTGCGATCTACAAGCTTACCGCCGCGCGTGCCGGCTTTGCCCTCCACGGTGATGACTATTACCAAGACATTTTTAAGGAACTTGGTGAGCATAGTCCGGTCTATTTGGCCGAGCATGGTGGAGAGGTTGTCGCCTTTTTGTGGCCGTTAGTGGCGAATAAGACCGCCTTTGAGCTCTATGGCGGCATGAACGACAGGGGTCAGGCAATCCGGGCAAATTATTTTTTGAAGTGGAGCGTCATCCAAGAGATGAGGCAGCGTGGTGTCGAGCGTTATGATGTGAATGGACTGCTTAATGATGGTGTTACTGCCTTCAAAAAAGGCTTTATACCAGAGGAAACCATGATGGTGGGGACGCTTGATAAACCACTATCGCCGCTTTATCCGTTGTGGGTCTATGGCCTACCGCTTGCCAAACGCCTCGTGCGGTTGCTGCGACGACGCTAA
- a CDS encoding Metalloendopeptidase, glycoprotease family (RAAC3_TM7_1_336) has protein sequence MKILGIESSCDETAAAVVEDGQRLLSNVVHSQIDIHAQYGGVIPEVAARSHIEMINPVINKALRDANLTWDGIDAIAVTYAPGLVGSLLVGTLAARTLAELHQKPLYPIHHVEAHVYANFITDQTASSQSSRLDTPVAEGKSVVQPVLAGETPSANEHIQKGEQNRGELSLPTQQPAFPMLALIVSGGHSQLVLFHDHGNYELLGETQDDAVGEAFDKVAKIIGLPYPGGPSIARVAEHGDPQAYQFPKAKLANPYDFSFSGLKTAVLRAVQREVGVDHTFPSYGLPERLNGLQQADFAASFQHTAVKTLVDVTERAYHDFQPASVVIAGGVAANQELRAQLKERLPLSIDYAPIQLCTDNAAMIASLAYYQQRVVAPTPVDQVTVVPSLSMRRTAWA, from the coding sequence ATGAAGATACTCGGGATTGAAAGTAGCTGTGATGAAACAGCCGCAGCCGTCGTGGAAGACGGCCAGCGGCTTCTTAGCAATGTCGTCCACTCACAGATCGATATCCATGCCCAGTACGGTGGCGTCATACCAGAAGTGGCAGCTCGCAGCCACATCGAGATGATCAATCCCGTTATCAACAAAGCCTTGCGTGACGCCAATCTTACCTGGGATGGCATCGATGCCATCGCCGTCACCTATGCACCTGGTCTCGTTGGCTCCCTACTAGTCGGTACGCTGGCGGCTCGCACGCTGGCCGAACTCCACCAAAAACCGCTCTATCCGATCCACCACGTCGAAGCCCATGTGTATGCAAATTTTATTACCGATCAAACAGCTTCGTCACAATCGAGCCGCTTGGATACTCCGGTTGCAGAGGGTAAAAGCGTAGTGCAGCCAGTTTTAGCTGGCGAAACGCCCTCTGCGAACGAACATATCCAAAAAGGCGAACAAAACAGGGGCGAACTTTCTCTTCCCACTCAGCAGCCCGCCTTCCCGATGCTTGCCCTGATCGTCAGTGGTGGCCACAGCCAGCTCGTGCTTTTTCACGACCACGGCAACTACGAACTGCTCGGCGAGACCCAGGATGATGCCGTCGGTGAGGCTTTCGATAAGGTCGCTAAGATTATTGGTCTCCCCTACCCCGGCGGCCCCTCGATTGCCAGAGTGGCCGAACATGGCGACCCCCAGGCCTACCAGTTTCCTAAGGCGAAGCTAGCCAACCCGTATGACTTTAGCTTTTCCGGCCTTAAAACGGCCGTCCTACGTGCCGTACAGCGCGAAGTGGGCGTCGATCATACTTTTCCCTCTTACGGGCTCCCAGAGCGCTTAAACGGCCTCCAGCAAGCAGACTTTGCCGCCAGCTTCCAACATACTGCAGTCAAGACACTGGTTGATGTCACCGAAAGGGCATACCACGATTTCCAGCCTGCTTCCGTTGTCATCGCCGGGGGCGTGGCGGCCAACCAAGAACTGCGCGCGCAATTGAAAGAGCGACTTCCTCTGTCTATCGATTACGCGCCAATACAACTTTGTACCGACAATGCCGCTATGATCGCTAGCCTTGCCTACTATCAGCAAAGAGTTGTTGCTCCCACCCCTGTTGACCAGGTGACCGTTGTCCCTAGCCTTTCAATGCGCCGGACGGCTTGGGCTTAG
- the murE gene encoding UDP-N-acetylmuramoylalanyl-D-glutamate-2,6-diaminopimelate ligase (RAAC3_TM7_1_337) has translation MTARAAAMRYRHPGRDLRIIAVAGAYGKTTTSLLLGGILQEAKVPVVTMTSQGCYFNGQPLPLRYDGGAQSLQHALAKAKQKKADVVIVELSERLLESHVLATVPIEMAIVTSDDPTAQALLRQPANYAVLPSGFEVDGLSVAPHQAISFGTDDLAEAKIATTRLLRGGTEIELVIDHQTKLELATYLVGKANVMNIAAAVAGAYVLAADIETFQEGIAKLEKVRGNFEKVAADRPYVIYSDHAVHATSVELALASAHELAKRRLLVALDGSVELGSFETVKSLSDRLVLVGEEREERGVESVATAGEALEVIFRAAKKDDFVLLLGAEFTKTDDSGQSLVERMIEGTGE, from the coding sequence ATGACCGCCCGCGCGGCGGCGATGCGATACCGACACCCTGGTCGTGACCTGCGGATTATTGCGGTAGCCGGCGCGTACGGCAAGACGACAACATCGCTACTACTCGGGGGGATACTGCAAGAGGCCAAAGTACCGGTTGTTACCATGACGAGTCAAGGTTGCTATTTCAACGGCCAGCCGCTGCCACTGCGCTATGATGGAGGCGCACAAAGTTTGCAGCACGCCCTCGCCAAGGCAAAGCAGAAAAAAGCCGATGTCGTTATTGTTGAACTGAGCGAGCGGCTACTGGAAAGCCACGTGCTGGCCACTGTTCCGATCGAGATGGCGATCGTTACTAGTGATGACCCGACCGCCCAAGCCTTGTTGCGCCAGCCAGCTAACTATGCCGTATTACCAAGCGGCTTTGAGGTGGATGGCTTGAGTGTTGCACCGCATCAGGCAATCAGTTTTGGCACGGATGATCTCGCGGAAGCAAAGATTGCCACCACGCGGCTGCTGCGCGGCGGTACCGAGATAGAGCTTGTAATCGATCATCAGACAAAGCTCGAGCTGGCGACGTATCTGGTTGGAAAAGCCAATGTCATGAATATTGCTGCTGCCGTAGCCGGTGCGTACGTACTGGCGGCGGACATCGAGACGTTTCAGGAAGGTATCGCCAAGCTCGAGAAAGTGCGCGGCAATTTCGAAAAGGTTGCGGCCGACAGACCCTACGTTATCTATAGCGATCATGCGGTGCACGCTACCTCTGTGGAGCTGGCACTTGCCTCGGCTCATGAGCTTGCTAAACGGCGTTTATTGGTCGCGCTTGACGGTTCGGTTGAGCTTGGTAGTTTTGAAACAGTTAAGTCGCTGAGTGACCGGTTGGTTTTGGTGGGTGAAGAACGGGAAGAGCGCGGTGTCGAAAGCGTAGCGACCGCCGGTGAAGCGCTCGAAGTGATCTTTCGTGCTGCTAAAAAGGATGACTTTGTCTTACTGCTCGGCGCGGAGTTTACGAAGACGGATGACAGCGGCCAAAGTCTTGTCGAGCGAATGATTGAAGGTACCGGTGAGTAA
- a CDS encoding UDP-N-acetylmuramyl-tripeptide synthetase (RAAC3_TM7_1_338), protein MSKLRSAVKALIPRSLFRKVEPYGHLVEAVLMNIRYGFPARGLHVIGVTGTNGKTTTSFMIHQMLVEAGYDVALMSTVANGVGRNITPQVAHMTTISSPQLLKSIRAFKKQGAKWLVLETTSHALAQHRVWGVPYEIAVMTNVTHEHLDYHGTFEHYVQAKAELFRVAARHGHRFGVINADDPSAKVFQAAIGRSVTYGLTHGDARATAVELRPNGSHYRVVIGEDELSITCNIPGEFNVYNSLAAVCVGRELGLSPQQITDGIAALKGVEGRMDTIDEGQKFSVVIDFAHTPDSFERLLGDLRKATSGKLVVMFGSAGRRDESKRAIQGEIAGRYADEVVITEEDDRDIDGQAIMAEIEKGAKKAGKTTGQDLFLVHDRSEAIRLAISRVKHANDAVLLLGKGHEKTIERSDGEHPWDEAAEVRKALRDIG, encoded by the coding sequence GTGAGTAAGCTGCGCAGCGCTGTCAAGGCGCTGATTCCGCGGAGCCTTTTTAGGAAGGTCGAGCCGTATGGCCACCTCGTAGAAGCCGTTCTCATGAATATCCGCTATGGCTTTCCGGCGCGTGGCCTCCACGTGATCGGTGTGACGGGGACGAATGGCAAGACAACAACTAGTTTTATGATTCATCAGATGCTGGTCGAAGCTGGCTACGACGTAGCGCTAATGTCCACCGTGGCCAATGGAGTCGGCAGGAATATTACGCCGCAGGTGGCGCACATGACGACCATCTCGTCGCCCCAACTTCTAAAGAGCATCCGGGCATTTAAAAAGCAGGGCGCCAAATGGCTGGTGCTCGAGACGACCAGCCACGCTTTGGCACAGCACCGCGTCTGGGGTGTACCGTATGAAATCGCCGTCATGACTAACGTTACTCACGAGCATCTCGACTATCACGGAACGTTTGAACACTACGTGCAGGCGAAGGCCGAGCTTTTCCGGGTTGCGGCTCGGCATGGGCACCGGTTTGGCGTGATTAATGCCGACGATCCAAGCGCCAAAGTGTTTCAAGCGGCGATTGGTCGCTCAGTAACGTATGGACTAACCCACGGTGATGCTCGAGCAACGGCAGTCGAGCTGCGGCCAAATGGCAGCCACTACCGTGTGGTGATCGGCGAGGACGAGCTATCTATCACCTGTAATATCCCCGGTGAGTTTAATGTCTACAATAGCCTGGCAGCGGTCTGTGTTGGCCGAGAGCTGGGCTTGTCGCCCCAGCAAATCACTGATGGAATCGCCGCCTTGAAGGGAGTCGAAGGTCGCATGGATACCATCGACGAAGGCCAGAAGTTCTCGGTGGTAATCGACTTCGCTCACACGCCGGACTCTTTTGAACGATTGCTTGGTGACCTGCGAAAAGCGACCAGCGGTAAATTGGTCGTCATGTTTGGTTCGGCTGGCCGGCGCGACGAAAGCAAGCGTGCCATCCAAGGTGAGATCGCGGGCCGTTATGCCGATGAAGTCGTCATCACCGAGGAAGACGACCGCGACATCGATGGCCAAGCGATCATGGCTGAAATCGAAAAAGGTGCAAAAAAAGCCGGCAAGACGACCGGCCAAGACCTGTTTTTGGTGCACGATCGCAGCGAGGCGATTCGCCTTGCTATTTCACGCGTGAAGCACGCCAACGACGCGGTACTACTACTCGGAAAAGGGCACGAAAAGACGATTGAGCGCAGCGACGGCGAACATCCGTGGGATGAAGCAGCTGAAGTCCGCAAAGCACTGAGAGACATCGGCTAA